The Acanthochromis polyacanthus isolate Apoly-LR-REF ecotype Palm Island chromosome 10, KAUST_Apoly_ChrSc, whole genome shotgun sequence genome includes the window AATACACCGTCTGATGATGAAATTTACGTCACTCAGACGCTTGTGAACTCTCACTTGCTCTCGGAGGCAGAAATTATAACACTAGCTTTAGGCCTGCACTCGGACTCGCACAGTGGGGTCCGACAGACATGCAAACATACAAGGACACCAACATTGGCATCGTGTTGACACACGTGGACTAAAAAGACAACTGTATTGCCATTTCGACTATAAAAGTGGAATTGCAAGTAAAAAGGTCATTGCATCTTCAATTAATCAAGAACAaaggtgcaaaaaaaacaatgttgacAGCAATAAACTGGTGAAGCTAAACACAAAATAGGTTGGGTCTTCCAAACGCCAAACTGATAGCTTTAAAATGGTAGACTGAAAAGCAAGGGATAACATGACAGTGGTTACACCCACTTTTAAATACAATCTATAAGAAATACGGTCAAAATTGGAAATATTAGAGAAAAGAAGGTAGCAGACAGTGCAGCCACAAAGATCAAATGATGATGACAATGATAATTCCTTTGCTCCAGTGCAAAGGTTAGCATTCAGACACACCTACTCCAAGTATGCTACTGAAATCTAGTTTGGCTGCAGTTTAGCTACAGTTCAGGCTTTTGTGTGTCCCATCAGGTCAGGTTTATATGGATCCATTTGAAAACTGCAGCTAGATCAGGTGCCACTCATATTGCGTTTATTTATTGGTTTATGTATTTGTTTCGTTGGATGTATTCCGGAattacatgtaaattaatgcGCGTTTACTGTGTCCGCGTTGCATGGACAGTTGGAGGGATATTAACAGACTGCAAAAGGTCAAGCTAGCTTATCTCAGCCAAAATAGCTTGCTGTGTGCTCTGGCGTACCTGAAGGAGAAACAGGATTAGTGCGAAGGTAATGCACAAACAGACAACAGCTTGTGTAGTGCATCCTGTAAGCAATTGCTGTTAATATTTTATACAGGGTATGCACAGCTTAGctattttgaatttatttataagtcaattaaagctaaaaacaaaaattgcaGAAACAATCAATAAAATGTGGTTTGTACTCATCTAGATTCCATCTTACAACTTTCAAATTGTAATaaatcacaaatatatttattagtattttaaatttgacacaTGGGCTACATCGTGTTTATGCTATTAGTGATCTACTGATATTTATGCTGAAAACAAAGCGAATGGAAAGAGTATGTTATCACAAACTGGAGGCCACCAGCAGCTTAGGTGCGTTGGCACTGTTAAGACAAACTAATCTGTTTAAAGGGCTTTAGTATGCACTAGTACATGTGCTTACCCATTGTGTGCAGGTGTTTAGAGCTAGCAGTAAGTGAAACTCCATTACTTGCTTATGATACGCTCACTTTCACCGCCTTTAGATTTTATAATCACATctaaaattatgcaaattttcaaagcaaaataaaGAGAACTCAAATGGTGGCTGATAAATCGGTCTAATATGTGTACTGTACAATCTAATGCTGCCCACTGTTTGCACTGTTTGGATTTGAACTTAATATAGAGTATATCACTCTAGTTCTTTTGAACATCTGCTTCTGCTATAACTGAATGTAGATTAGTCATTATAAAAATTTCTactcttttgttttgtccatTCACTGCTAACATGCCATATCAGCATCCTCTGCTTTTGTAATCAACAACCGCACTTTATAACAAGACAGTATTTAAGTGTAAGATGTTTGACACAGCAACTGCATGAAACTATGTTCAAAAATAAGAATCCATGTCATCTTTTTACCTTCAGGGCTCCAGGACAATCCCTGGATCTGTGACTGCAAAATCTCCAAGCTGATAGAGATGTCCAAAATGGCTGACACACCAGTGGTTTTGATGGATCTATTCTTAACTTGCGCTGGACCAGAGAATCTGGCAGGTGTCCTTTTTCAGCAGGCTGAACTTGACAACTGCGTAAAACCATCAGTGATGACGTCTGCAACCAAGATCACATCTCCTTTAGGCAGTAATGTTCTCCTGCGTTGTGATGCCACAGGTTTTCCAACACCAACTCTTTACTGGGCCAAGTCAGACGGCTCACCAGTCAACAACACAGGTATAATGGGAAGGTTTTATGTGTTAGTTGAGGTTTATAATTGAAGTAACCTCTGTGAGTTAAAGATTGTCATTGCTTGATGAAAAGTAAACATCAAAGTATGCAGCACTAGCACTGCAAGGCCAAAATCCATATTTATTTCCATGTTCTTTTTCTACTCTATAGTCCAAGAGTCACCAGGGGATGGTATCAGGTGGTCCATCATGAGCTTACATGGGATAGTGTACAAAGATGCTGGAAACTACAGTTGTAAAGCCAAGAATGTTGCTGGCAATGCAGAAGCCACCATCTCCCTCTCAGTTGCTGGTACTTTCAGCACCACCATCCCTCCACCAAGGCCCAGCACTGGAACTGGACCAACCAGCCTGGGAACAACGTTTATTCCTCCAACTGATGTTACCGGCTCACTCTTCGTCACGTCCACAGTCCTCCCAAGAACATCAACCGTATCTGCTGTCCCTAGGAAGCCAAAAACTACTCCCAGCAGTGGTTTACAGAAAGGCTCACTGAAGCAAACAAAAAGCCAGCAAGgaggaaatggaagaaaacTTGCAGCAGATGAAAAGAGCAAGAAAAGTGATGCATCAAAGTCTGTTAAGGATCTAAAGATTGTAGAGGAAACGGCTGACAGTGCAGTGTTGCTCTGGACTGCAGATGGGTTACCAAATGAGGCCCCGCTTACAGTTGTATATTCACCATACGGTGAGGATGACAGTAAGAGGACAGTGGAGACTAATGCTGGCAGTGGAAAAGTGCTCCTAGATGGACTGTCATCTGGGATGAGGTACTCTGTTTGCCTCTTTGCGAAAGGTAGTGCAGCTGGAAAAGATCCTTGCATCGACTTCTACACATTGGACAACATAGAAGATGATGGGCAGAACCAGCTTTTCATGATTATAAGCGGGATTGCCTGTGCTTTGGTTCTGCCTCTCATTGCCCTGCTGATCTATAAGATCCTGGCTCTGTACTGTAAAGGAAGCAGCACGGAGTTGGATgaagaagaactagaaaaagaGAGCTATGTCAAGTTTGAGACCATTTCAATGAAACAAAGGACTATGAACTCTCACCCAACTGAACTTTGGGCAAGGAGACCAACTCATGAATCAGAGCGAATGCTCCTGTGTTCCAGGTCAAGCATTGACTCCCAGATGACCTATAAGAGTGACAGTTCCCGGTCTGAATATCTCTGCTGATTTAAGAACCCATGGCCAATGCCCAAACACCATGCTAgtattacattattttaaacaCTCTTTATATGCCTTtcatgacaaagacaaaaattatTACCTATAAAGTCATATATAAATTTTTATAATCATGTTGTGATGAATGGCACAACACATTCTTCTGCACTTTCCGGTATCTA containing:
- the lrit3a gene encoding leucine-rich repeat, immunoglobulin-like domain and transmembrane domain-containing protein 3a gives rise to the protein MRRLLCVHVLLCCLSMAHPFCPSQCTCVFHGRTDGAGTRSVLCNDPDMSDIPVNVPVDTVKLRIEKTAIRRIPTEAFYYLVDLRYLWITYNSVTSVDTASFYNLKVLHELRLDGNMISIFPWESLKEMPRLKTLDLHNNRLTNVPAEAIPYLLNITYLDLSSNKFSTLPSDLMDIWPPFNGLPVSTNASQKVVLGLQDNPWICDCKISKLIEMSKMADTPVVLMDLFLTCAGPENLAGVLFQQAELDNCVKPSVMTSATKITSPLGSNVLLRCDATGFPTPTLYWAKSDGSPVNNTVQESPGDGIRWSIMSLHGIVYKDAGNYSCKAKNVAGNAEATISLSVAGTFSTTIPPPRPSTGTGPTSLGTTFIPPTDVTGSLFVTSTVLPRTSTVSAVPRKPKTTPSSGLQKGSLKQTKSQQGGNGRKLAADEKSKKSDASKSVKDLKIVEETADSAVLLWTADGLPNEAPLTVVYSPYGEDDSKRTVETNAGSGKVLLDGLSSGMRYSVCLFAKGSAAGKDPCIDFYTLDNIEDDGQNQLFMIISGIACALVLPLIALLIYKILALYCKGSSTELDEEELEKESYVKFETISMKQRTMNSHPTELWARRPTHESERMLLCSRSSIDSQMTYKSDSSRSEYLC